From the genome of Deinococcus sp. JMULE3, one region includes:
- a CDS encoding S41 family peptidase, whose amino-acid sequence MNAPYTPPTARPFLRVARAAGLTALLLGGSLAPARAQGVVSPAQDVFNRVNLLIQNEYGGLSGVDRAALTREYQERLDNVCAPTPDTCPEAKAYPVVEAELTALGDEHSFFQTPEDYRDFRASVTGGNRLQFGVKLGSLDGQNRVVTEVVPGSAAEEAGLRRGDVLVTIDGAAYTYENLRAAREKGQTITLGAERLGQPLALTITARESSTVDLPRLSFVPTGSGEAAVIRIPTFLSGGGVAQRVHDLVGQAQARGATGVIVDLRGNTGGSLAECDSAVSAFVPSLTRLARSADGNARTVVSRGTRLEDGRLAGSVRNPNLWSGPMAVLVDEGSASCSEFFAFEIQYARRGPVLGEQTAGVGNTATRVFPVGEGALQLTILNYAKSDGTPYPVSVTPDVVREQNEATTRELTRGVDSLLSAGVDALNGAPTLGLNPFGRP is encoded by the coding sequence ATGAACGCCCCATACACTCCGCCCACCGCCCGGCCCTTCCTCCGCGTCGCGCGAGCGGCTGGCCTCACGGCGCTGCTGCTGGGCGGCAGTCTGGCCCCGGCGCGGGCGCAGGGGGTGGTGTCGCCCGCGCAGGACGTGTTCAACCGCGTGAACCTGCTCATCCAGAACGAGTACGGCGGGCTGTCTGGCGTGGACCGCGCCGCGCTGACCCGCGAGTACCAGGAGCGGCTCGACAACGTCTGCGCGCCCACGCCCGACACCTGCCCCGAGGCGAAGGCCTACCCGGTCGTGGAGGCCGAACTGACCGCGCTGGGCGACGAGCATTCCTTCTTCCAGACGCCCGAGGACTACCGCGACTTCCGCGCCAGCGTCACAGGCGGCAACCGGCTGCAGTTCGGCGTGAAGCTGGGCTCACTGGACGGACAGAACCGCGTGGTGACCGAGGTCGTGCCCGGCAGCGCCGCCGAGGAGGCGGGCCTGCGGCGCGGGGACGTCCTCGTGACCATTGACGGCGCGGCGTACACCTACGAGAACCTCCGCGCGGCGCGCGAGAAGGGCCAGACCATCACGCTGGGCGCCGAGCGACTGGGCCAGCCTCTGGCGCTGACGATCACCGCGCGGGAGAGCAGCACCGTGGACCTGCCGCGCCTGAGCTTCGTGCCCACCGGGTCCGGCGAGGCCGCCGTGATCCGCATCCCCACCTTCCTGTCCGGTGGCGGCGTCGCGCAGCGCGTGCACGATCTGGTCGGGCAGGCCCAGGCGCGCGGCGCGACCGGCGTGATCGTGGACCTGCGCGGCAACACCGGCGGGAGCCTCGCCGAGTGCGACAGTGCCGTCAGTGCCTTCGTGCCCAGCCTGACGCGACTGGCCCGCAGCGCCGACGGGAACGCCCGCACGGTCGTCAGCCGCGGCACCCGCCTGGAGGACGGCCGACTGGCAGGCAGCGTCCGCAACCCGAACCTCTGGAGCGGGCCGATGGCCGTCCTGGTCGACGAGGGCAGCGCCTCGTGCAGCGAGTTCTTCGCGTTCGAGATCCAGTACGCGCGGCGCGGCCCGGTCCTGGGCGAGCAGACCGCCGGGGTGGGCAACACCGCCACCCGCGTCTTCCCGGTGGGCGAGGGCGCGCTGCAACTGACCATCCTGAACTACGCCAAATCCGACGGCACGCCGTACCCGGTCAGTGTCACGCCGGACGTCGTGCGTGAGCAGAATGAGGCCACCACCCGCGAACTCACGCGCGGCGTGGACAGCCTCCTGAGCGCCGGGGTGGACGCCCTGAACGGCGCGCCCACCCTGGGCCTGAACCCCTTCGGGCGGCCCTGA
- a CDS encoding aldo/keto reductase family protein yields MEYRNLGRSGLKVSEVALGGWETYGINQDASAMVREIVTAAYDGGVNFFDQADIYAKGRSEELMGAALKEFPRHTLVISSKVYWPMSDDVNDRGLSRKHVLHSIDGSLKRLGTDHLDIYFAHRYDPDVPMEEIVMAFDQVIRDGKALYWGTSMWPAARIAQAVEFARANGLHAPVTEQPEYSMVRRDRVEGEILPYTESAGVGLVVWSPLAMGLLTGKYDAGKPEGARLTEKENWGKNFLTEENIQKVRDLKPIADDLGITRAQLALAWILRQKGVSSVITGATKVQQIEDTVKAAGVRLSSDVIEQIESILGR; encoded by the coding sequence ATGGAATACCGGAACCTCGGTCGCAGTGGTCTGAAAGTCAGCGAAGTCGCCCTGGGCGGCTGGGAGACGTACGGCATCAACCAGGACGCCTCGGCGATGGTGCGCGAGATCGTCACCGCCGCGTACGACGGCGGCGTGAACTTCTTCGATCAGGCCGACATCTACGCCAAGGGCCGCAGCGAGGAACTCATGGGCGCCGCCCTCAAGGAATTCCCCCGTCACACGCTGGTCATCAGCTCGAAGGTGTACTGGCCCATGAGTGACGACGTGAACGACCGCGGCCTGAGCCGCAAGCACGTCCTGCACAGCATCGACGGGAGCCTGAAGCGCCTGGGCACCGATCACCTCGACATCTACTTCGCGCACCGCTACGACCCGGACGTGCCCATGGAGGAGATCGTGATGGCCTTCGATCAGGTCATCCGCGACGGCAAGGCGCTGTACTGGGGCACGAGCATGTGGCCCGCGGCGCGCATCGCGCAGGCGGTGGAATTCGCGCGGGCCAACGGCCTGCACGCGCCCGTCACCGAGCAGCCTGAATACTCCATGGTCCGCCGTGACCGCGTCGAGGGCGAGATCCTGCCCTACACGGAAAGCGCGGGCGTGGGCCTGGTCGTCTGGAGCCCGCTGGCGATGGGCCTGCTGACCGGCAAGTACGACGCGGGCAAACCCGAGGGTGCGCGCCTGACCGAGAAGGAGAACTGGGGCAAGAACTTCCTGACGGAGGAGAACATCCAGAAGGTCCGCGACCTGAAACCCATCGCGGACGACCTCGGCATCACCCGCGCGCAGCTGGCCCTCGCGTGGATCCTGCGTCAGAAGGGCGTGAGCAGCGTCATCACGGGCGCCACGAAGGTCCAGCAGATCGAGGACACCGTCAAGGCCGCGGGCGTGCGCCTGAGCAGCGATGTGATCGAGCAGATCGAGAGCATCCTAGGGCGCTGA
- a CDS encoding GGDEF domain-containing protein, whose translation MMRRAALTGPDRNLVKVRVLLMFFSAGLASVTLMVWVRARYGLSPPRLWVVEALVTALPVLLTGVAVAYFRGEADREARALGRAVRTDPLTGLGNRRALFDSFEARVPRAGEQTALVMLDIDHFKGVNDRFGHAEGDRVIRALADSLRAHAAPGDLLTRHGGEEFVWVTATGDARTLMTRVEALRSAFTRGAGLPVTVSAGLVLTGEARPDLPDLLRRADAALYEAKAAGRNQARLAS comes from the coding sequence ATGATGCGGCGCGCGGCCCTGACTGGTCCGGACCGGAACCTGGTGAAGGTCCGGGTGCTGCTGATGTTCTTCTCGGCGGGGCTGGCGAGTGTCACGCTGATGGTGTGGGTGCGCGCCCGGTACGGTCTGAGCCCGCCGCGCCTGTGGGTGGTGGAGGCGCTGGTGACGGCGCTGCCGGTGCTGCTGACGGGGGTGGCGGTGGCGTACTTCCGGGGCGAGGCCGACCGGGAGGCGCGGGCGCTGGGGCGGGCGGTGCGGACCGATCCGCTGACGGGGCTGGGGAACCGGCGGGCGCTGTTCGACTCGTTCGAGGCGCGGGTCCCGCGTGCGGGGGAGCAGACGGCGCTGGTGATGCTGGATATCGATCATTTCAAGGGCGTGAACGACCGCTTCGGGCATGCCGAGGGGGACCGGGTGATCCGGGCGCTGGCGGACTCGCTCCGGGCGCACGCGGCGCCGGGGGATCTGCTGACGCGGCACGGCGGTGAGGAGTTCGTGTGGGTGACCGCAACCGGGGACGCGCGGACGCTGATGACGCGGGTGGAGGCGCTGCGCTCGGCGTTCACGCGCGGGGCGGGCCTGCCGGTGACGGTCAGTGCGGGGCTGGTGCTGACGGGAGAGGCGCGTCCGGACCTGCCGGACCTGCTGCGTCGGGCGGACGCGGCGCTGTACGAGGCGAAGGCGGCGGGGCGGAATCAGGCGCGGCTGGCCTCGTGA
- a CDS encoding dihydrofolate reductase family protein, with protein sequence MTSFRVFIATSLDGFIARADGRLDWLPGAAPDGVPAPAGEDHGFGAFMAGTEVIVMGRATFDTVRDFSPWPYAGKRLVVLSRTLTAADIPEDLRREGVEVHPGPVEALAAELREQGVGGVYVDGGQTVQAFLRAGLIEELILTRVPVLLGEGMALFGPLGGDVWLEHLGSRAFPSGLVQDAYRVRRA encoded by the coding sequence ATGACGAGTTTCCGGGTGTTCATCGCGACCAGTCTGGACGGCTTCATCGCGCGGGCGGACGGGCGGCTGGACTGGTTGCCTGGGGCCGCGCCGGACGGAGTGCCTGCCCCGGCGGGTGAGGATCATGGGTTCGGGGCGTTCATGGCCGGAACTGAGGTGATCGTGATGGGCCGCGCGACCTTCGACACCGTGCGGGACTTCAGTCCGTGGCCGTACGCGGGCAAGCGACTGGTGGTGTTGAGCCGCACCCTGACGGCAGCGGACATTCCGGAGGACCTGCGGCGCGAGGGAGTGGAGGTACATCCGGGGCCGGTGGAGGCGCTGGCGGCGGAACTGCGCGAGCAGGGCGTGGGGGGCGTGTACGTGGATGGCGGGCAGACCGTGCAGGCGTTCCTGCGCGCCGGACTGATTGAGGAGCTGATCCTGACGCGGGTGCCGGTGCTGCTGGGCGAGGGGATGGCGCTGTTCGGCCCGCTGGGCGGGGACGTGTGGCTGGAGCATCTGGGCTCGCGGGCGTTTCCTTCGGGGCTGGTGCAGGACGCGTACCGGGTGCGGCGGGCGTGA
- a CDS encoding FtsW/RodA/SpoVE family cell cycle protein, with product MKYDLRFPVIIALLLVAGLLTVSTAALSPRASEGIFVKQMLGVLLALVPLGVLWWAGRDRIYRFAPHLFGLALLLQASTFVIGKEVNGQKNWIMLGPLQFQPLEITKLALILMLAVVLRGGFKGLPTYAQALAVFLPAVALVVVNDFGGAMVLSVMFGVMLLAARVPWWHAALAVVAIGVTVPTVLFPHLEPYQQKRLTIFVNPYQDPRGAGYQVIQSIIAVGSGGVEGKGYKQGSQSHNGFLPEAHTDFAFSTWAEEQGLVGALGVLALYGALFWGLAGMAAQSPRLQDQVLFAGILGQIGFQVIENIGAALSVLPLTGITLPLISYGLSSLVSTLTTLGVAYVVYRDRLDGQI from the coding sequence GTGAAGTACGACCTGCGTTTCCCCGTGATCATCGCGCTGCTGCTGGTGGCGGGTCTGTTGACGGTCAGCACGGCGGCGCTGTCGCCGCGCGCCTCGGAGGGCATCTTCGTGAAGCAGATGCTGGGGGTGCTGCTGGCGCTGGTGCCGCTGGGGGTGCTGTGGTGGGCGGGCCGGGACCGCATCTACCGCTTCGCGCCGCACCTGTTCGGGCTGGCGCTGCTGCTGCAGGCGAGTACGTTCGTGATCGGCAAGGAGGTGAACGGGCAGAAGAACTGGATCATGCTGGGGCCGCTGCAGTTCCAGCCGCTGGAGATCACGAAACTGGCGTTGATCCTGATGCTGGCGGTGGTGCTGCGCGGGGGTTTCAAGGGGCTGCCGACGTACGCGCAGGCGCTGGCGGTGTTCCTCCCGGCGGTGGCGCTGGTCGTCGTGAACGATTTCGGCGGGGCGATGGTCCTGAGCGTGATGTTCGGCGTGATGCTGCTCGCGGCGCGCGTCCCGTGGTGGCACGCGGCGCTGGCGGTCGTGGCGATCGGCGTGACGGTCCCGACGGTGCTGTTCCCGCACCTGGAGCCGTACCAGCAGAAGCGCCTGACGATCTTCGTGAATCCGTACCAGGATCCGCGCGGGGCGGGGTATCAGGTGATCCAGAGCATCATCGCGGTCGGGTCGGGCGGCGTGGAGGGCAAGGGGTACAAGCAGGGCAGCCAGTCGCACAACGGCTTCCTGCCCGAGGCGCACACGGATTTCGCGTTCAGCACCTGGGCCGAGGAGCAGGGGCTGGTGGGGGCGCTGGGCGTGCTGGCGCTGTACGGGGCGCTGTTCTGGGGACTGGCGGGCATGGCGGCGCAGTCGCCGAGGTTGCAGGATCAGGTGCTGTTCGCGGGCATCCTGGGGCAGATCGGGTTTCAGGTGATCGAGAACATCGGCGCGGCCCTGAGCGTGCTGCCGCTGACGGGCATCACCCTGCCGCTGATCAGTTACGGCCTGAGCAGTCTGGTGTCCACCCTGACGACGCTGGGCGTGGCGTACGTGGTGTACCGCGACCGGCTGGACGGGCAGATCTGA
- the minE gene encoding cell division topological specificity factor MinE: MFSWMKRGRTKETLKDRLELVLAYDRAQIPPGKVDALRNDLLEVVKRYFPAGNSSVEIEQRGDMVVLMANIPLDEPPAGGRTR, encoded by the coding sequence ATGTTCTCGTGGATGAAACGCGGCCGGACGAAGGAGACGCTGAAGGACCGCCTGGAACTCGTGCTGGCGTATGACCGGGCGCAGATTCCGCCCGGGAAGGTGGACGCGCTGCGCAACGACCTGCTGGAGGTCGTGAAGCGGTACTTCCCGGCGGGGAACAGCAGCGTGGAGATCGAGCAGCGCGGCGACATGGTCGTGCTGATGGCGAACATCCCGCTGGACGAGCCGCCCGCGGGTGGCCGCACCCGCTGA
- the minD gene encoding septum site-determining protein MinD translates to MNAKVIVVTSGKGGVGKTTTTANIGAALAKLGEKVAVIDVDVGLRNLDVVMGLESRVVFDLVDVLEGKCRMSQALIRDKRVENLYLLPASQTRDKDALDPEVFKGVVRDLVENEGFTRILIDSPAGIESGFRTAAAPAEGALVVVNPEVSSVRDADRIIGLLEAQQVNEIRLVINRLRPKMVASGNMLSEADILDILGVKPIGIVPEDEGIIVSTNVGEPAVLGKTKAGEAFMATARRLKGEDVPYPKFEEDRGFLAALRRLFGGA, encoded by the coding sequence ATGAATGCCAAGGTGATTGTCGTCACGTCCGGGAAGGGGGGCGTGGGCAAAACCACGACCACCGCGAATATTGGAGCGGCCCTCGCGAAGCTCGGCGAGAAGGTCGCCGTCATCGACGTGGACGTGGGTCTGCGTAACCTCGACGTGGTGATGGGCCTGGAGTCCCGCGTGGTGTTCGATCTCGTGGACGTGCTGGAGGGCAAGTGCCGCATGAGTCAGGCGCTGATCCGCGACAAGCGCGTGGAGAACCTGTACCTGCTGCCCGCGTCGCAGACACGTGACAAGGACGCGCTGGATCCCGAGGTGTTCAAGGGCGTGGTGCGGGATCTGGTGGAGAACGAGGGCTTCACGCGGATCCTGATCGACTCACCGGCGGGGATCGAGTCGGGCTTCCGCACGGCGGCGGCCCCGGCGGAGGGCGCGCTGGTCGTGGTGAACCCCGAGGTGTCCAGCGTGCGTGACGCGGACCGCATCATCGGGCTGCTGGAGGCGCAGCAGGTCAACGAGATCCGGCTGGTCATCAACCGCCTGCGGCCCAAGATGGTCGCCAGCGGCAACATGCTCTCCGAGGCGGACATCCTCGACATCCTGGGCGTGAAGCCGATCGGGATCGTCCCGGAGGACGAGGGGATCATCGTGAGTACGAACGTCGGCGAACCGGCGGTGCTGGGCAAGACGAAGGCCGGGGAGGCGTTCATGGCGACCGCGCGGCGCCTGAAGGGTGAGGACGTCCCGTACCCGAAGTTCGAGGAGGACCGGGGTTTCCTGGCGGCGCTGCGCCGCCTGTTCGGGGGGGCCTGA
- a CDS encoding alpha/beta hydrolase codes for MKKTALALLTLTTTLVACKPPQTPETKPAPDALAPFTSQKLNWTTCDPTILGWDSQSEYVQGALGSVASRLTCADVSVPMDWSNLAAGKASVALIRVAASDTAKRQGAIFFNPGGPGGDGLIFAPLYAYQWAGGKYPSASAANLKTMTEQYDLIGFSPRGVGASTRLSCGTNELADPINPPTEDQSDANFEAMKRYGRLSALACQKNPLTPFINTDATARDLNLARQLMGDQKLNYIGYSYGTWLGSWYAKLFPQNTGRMLLDGNMSWNTSMEHAFGLQPAAFERDFRDAMAPYLARQNATLGLGSTGAQVYAAQNGLAEPLRSIMGNTIASFLYQRDAYPFAGVLLKITVVVDNLIKANPTATTPELMALAAQATYFDDPDMNSMGIDNAQYLLFIRDMMAEQTPFPVDASGSSATFTAVTCNDTAWTSTLTQARAQGKLNAQNYPLIGGYDAANPCYGWKGGPSVKQPALPANMPPVLMLQNELDPATPQEGALEALNSTPSAKMIMIDDEPQHAAFPYGTACVDGPITEYFLTGKLPTGKLSTCAALPLPGEANTVPVKTLTVKNGALCLAQPNLSSLSVSEQRLTAARDETRRIITQNASQFLPRNLALSPEVRAKLTVQNCQ; via the coding sequence ATGAAGAAAACGGCCCTCGCCCTGCTGACCCTGACGACCACCCTGGTCGCCTGCAAGCCCCCCCAGACCCCCGAGACCAAGCCTGCCCCCGACGCCCTGGCCCCCTTCACCAGCCAGAAACTGAACTGGACGACCTGCGACCCCACCATCCTGGGCTGGGACAGCCAGAGTGAATACGTTCAGGGCGCGCTGGGCAGCGTCGCCTCCCGCCTGACCTGCGCGGACGTGAGCGTCCCCATGGACTGGAGCAACCTCGCCGCCGGCAAGGCCAGCGTCGCGCTGATCCGCGTGGCGGCCAGCGACACCGCCAAACGCCAGGGCGCGATCTTCTTCAACCCCGGCGGTCCCGGCGGGGACGGCCTGATCTTCGCGCCGCTGTACGCCTACCAGTGGGCAGGCGGCAAGTACCCCTCCGCGAGCGCCGCGAACCTGAAGACCATGACCGAGCAGTACGACCTGATCGGCTTCTCCCCGCGCGGCGTGGGTGCCAGCACCCGCCTGAGCTGCGGCACGAACGAACTCGCCGACCCCATCAACCCCCCCACCGAGGACCAGAGCGACGCGAACTTCGAGGCCATGAAACGCTACGGCCGCCTGAGCGCGCTGGCCTGCCAGAAGAACCCGCTGACCCCGTTCATCAACACCGACGCCACCGCCCGCGACCTGAACCTCGCGCGGCAACTGATGGGCGATCAGAAACTGAACTACATCGGGTACTCCTACGGCACCTGGCTCGGCTCCTGGTACGCCAAGCTGTTCCCGCAGAACACCGGGCGCATGCTGCTCGACGGCAACATGTCCTGGAACACCAGCATGGAGCACGCCTTCGGCCTGCAACCCGCCGCGTTCGAACGGGACTTCCGCGACGCCATGGCCCCGTACCTCGCCCGGCAGAACGCCACGCTCGGACTGGGCAGCACCGGCGCGCAGGTGTACGCCGCGCAGAACGGGCTGGCCGAACCGCTGCGCAGCATCATGGGGAACACCATTGCGAGCTTCCTGTACCAGCGTGACGCCTACCCCTTCGCGGGCGTCCTGCTGAAGATCACGGTCGTCGTGGACAACCTGATCAAGGCCAACCCGACCGCGACCACCCCCGAGCTGATGGCGCTGGCGGCGCAGGCCACGTACTTCGACGATCCCGACATGAACAGCATGGGCATCGACAACGCCCAGTACCTGCTGTTCATCCGCGACATGATGGCCGAGCAGACGCCCTTCCCGGTCGACGCCAGCGGGTCGAGCGCGACCTTCACGGCCGTCACCTGCAACGACACCGCCTGGACCAGCACCCTGACCCAGGCCCGCGCGCAGGGCAAACTGAACGCGCAGAATTATCCGCTGATCGGCGGGTACGACGCCGCGAACCCCTGCTACGGCTGGAAGGGCGGCCCCAGCGTCAAACAGCCCGCGCTGCCCGCGAACATGCCGCCCGTGCTGATGCTGCAGAACGAACTGGACCCCGCCACCCCGCAGGAAGGCGCGCTGGAAGCCCTGAACAGCACCCCCAGCGCCAAGATGATCATGATCGACGACGAGCCGCAGCACGCCGCGTTCCCCTACGGCACCGCCTGCGTGGACGGCCCGATCACCGAGTACTTCCTGACCGGCAAGCTGCCGACCGGCAAGCTGAGCACCTGCGCGGCGCTGCCCCTGCCCGGTGAGGCGAACACCGTTCCGGTCAAGACCCTGACCGTGAAGAACGGCGCGCTGTGCCTCGCGCAGCCGAACCTCAGCAGCCTTTCCGTCAGCGAGCAGCGTCTCACCGCCGCCCGCGACGAGACCCGCCGCATCATCACGCAGAACGCCAGCCAGTTCCTGCCGCGCAACCTCGCGCTGAGCCCCGAAGTACGCGCGAAGCTGACCGTCCAGAACTGCCAGTAA
- the rimO gene encoding 30S ribosomal protein S12 methylthiotransferase RimO, which produces MTEAVKPATAGARKVGFISLGCPKALVDSERILTQLRVEGYEVAPSYEDADAVIVNTCGFITPAVEESLNAIGEALDATGKVIVTGCLGERPEKIMERHPKVAAITGSEAVDDVMGHVRTLLPIETDAFTGLLPVAAPGMRAGAEQPAREDTRHGDVFAPSVKLTPRHYAYVKIAEGCNHTCSFCIIPKLRGLQVSRDAGAVLYESFRLIAGGTKELMIISQDTSAYGVDVRYRESEFQGEQVRAHLTDLAVKLGEMGAWVRMHYVYPYPHVEKIVELMAQGKILPYLDVPLQHASPKVLRAMRRPGAGKQLDTIRRWREICPELVIRSTFIVGFPGETEEDFQELLTFLEDARLDRVGAFAYSDVEEADANALPGAVPQEVKEERLARFMEVAQRISAEKLAEKVGTVMDVIIDEFNDDEDDQPGTKLIGRTKGDAPGIDGQVYVYAAEFAGAVKIGDIVRVRIEDSDEYDLYGEVVETPEWRPNVPQLGHFGKH; this is translated from the coding sequence ATGACGGAAGCAGTGAAGCCCGCCACCGCGGGCGCGAGGAAGGTGGGGTTCATCAGCCTGGGGTGCCCGAAGGCGCTGGTGGACAGCGAGCGGATCCTGACGCAGCTGCGCGTGGAGGGGTACGAGGTCGCGCCCAGTTACGAGGACGCCGACGCCGTGATCGTGAACACGTGTGGGTTCATCACGCCTGCCGTGGAGGAATCCCTGAACGCGATCGGCGAGGCGCTGGACGCGACGGGGAAGGTCATCGTGACCGGCTGCCTGGGCGAGCGCCCGGAGAAGATCATGGAACGCCACCCGAAGGTCGCGGCCATCACCGGCAGCGAGGCCGTGGACGACGTGATGGGACACGTGCGGACCCTGCTGCCCATCGAGACGGACGCGTTCACGGGCCTGTTGCCGGTCGCCGCGCCCGGCATGCGCGCCGGGGCGGAGCAGCCCGCCCGGGAGGACACCCGGCACGGGGACGTGTTCGCGCCCAGCGTGAAGCTCACGCCGCGGCACTACGCGTACGTGAAGATCGCCGAGGGCTGCAACCACACCTGCTCGTTCTGCATCATCCCGAAGCTGCGCGGCCTGCAGGTGTCGCGGGACGCGGGCGCGGTGCTGTACGAGTCGTTCCGGTTGATCGCGGGCGGCACGAAGGAACTCATGATCATCAGCCAGGACACCAGCGCGTACGGCGTGGACGTCCGCTACCGCGAGTCCGAATTCCAGGGTGAGCAGGTCCGCGCGCACCTGACGGACCTCGCCGTGAAACTCGGGGAGATGGGCGCGTGGGTGCGCATGCACTACGTGTACCCGTACCCGCACGTCGAGAAGATCGTGGAACTCATGGCGCAGGGCAAGATCCTCCCGTACCTGGATGTGCCGCTGCAGCACGCCAGCCCGAAGGTGCTGCGCGCCATGCGCCGCCCCGGCGCGGGCAAGCAGCTCGACACCATCCGCCGCTGGCGCGAGATCTGCCCGGAACTCGTGATCCGCTCGACGTTCATCGTGGGCTTCCCCGGCGAGACCGAGGAGGACTTCCAGGAGCTGCTGACGTTCCTGGAGGACGCCCGCCTGGACCGCGTGGGGGCCTTCGCGTACAGCGACGTCGAGGAAGCGGACGCGAACGCGCTGCCCGGCGCCGTGCCGCAGGAGGTCAAGGAGGAGCGGCTGGCGCGCTTCATGGAGGTCGCGCAGCGCATCAGCGCCGAGAAACTCGCCGAGAAGGTCGGCACCGTCATGGACGTGATCATCGACGAGTTCAACGACGACGAGGACGACCAGCCCGGCACGAAACTGATCGGCCGCACGAAGGGCGACGCGCCCGGCATCGACGGACAGGTGTACGTGTACGCCGCCGAGTTCGCCGGAGCCGTGAAGATCGGGGATATCGTCCGCGTGCGCATCGAGGACAGCGACGAGTACGACCTGTACGGCGAGGTCGTCGAGACGCCCGAGTGGCGCCCCAACGTGCCGCAGCTGGGTCACTTCGGCAAGCACTGA
- a CDS encoding A24 family peptidase, which yields MTPDVLLVIFAGLLGLLVGSFSNVLIWRLPRGENIAFPPSHCPNCDHRLGVLDLVPVFSWLSLGGKCRYCKAPIKARYPVVELLTGIGYAAIAALFPPLTVGWGALGLMVLFTLLLVGSAIDLDTYTIPDELTLPGVALGVLFGVLNGRAGVEGLPDLAGAVQGALLGAGVVVAINQFGSWVMRRFRERSWPEFPIGYQQISLGLLAGAWLGPWWGAGVGLLSALVNVAARRVIRVPELLTLGGFLVSVTLGSAGYGPGMILMVQGALAAAGAVSLACGVYWWIHWRRHREDDGASDDTNVDASAMGFGDVKLAAVIGAFLGWERLLLALVVAVFAGAIFGVAQLALRSENRVKFGPFLALGAVVALLWGGTLISSYREMLGL from the coding sequence GTGACCCCTGACGTCCTTCTCGTGATCTTCGCCGGGCTGCTGGGCCTGCTGGTGGGCTCGTTCTCGAATGTGCTCATCTGGCGGCTGCCGCGCGGGGAGAACATCGCGTTCCCGCCCAGCCACTGCCCGAACTGCGACCACCGCCTGGGCGTCCTCGATCTGGTGCCCGTGTTCTCCTGGCTGAGCCTGGGCGGAAAGTGCCGCTACTGCAAGGCTCCGATCAAGGCGCGCTACCCGGTCGTGGAACTCCTGACCGGCATCGGGTACGCGGCCATCGCGGCGCTGTTCCCCCCGCTGACGGTCGGCTGGGGCGCGCTGGGGCTGATGGTCCTGTTCACCCTGCTGCTGGTCGGCAGTGCCATCGACCTGGACACGTACACCATTCCCGACGAACTGACCCTGCCCGGCGTGGCGCTGGGCGTCCTGTTCGGCGTCCTGAACGGCCGCGCGGGCGTGGAGGGCCTCCCGGACCTCGCGGGCGCGGTGCAGGGCGCGCTGCTGGGCGCCGGGGTGGTCGTGGCGATCAACCAGTTCGGGTCGTGGGTGATGCGCCGCTTCCGCGAGCGGTCCTGGCCGGAATTCCCCATCGGGTACCAGCAGATCAGCCTCGGCCTGCTCGCGGGCGCGTGGCTGGGCCCGTGGTGGGGGGCCGGTGTGGGCCTGCTGTCCGCCCTGGTGAACGTCGCGGCCCGCCGCGTGATCCGCGTGCCGGAGCTGCTCACGCTGGGCGGGTTTCTCGTCAGCGTGACACTCGGCAGCGCCGGGTACGGCCCGGGCATGATCCTGATGGTGCAGGGTGCGCTGGCCGCCGCCGGGGCGGTGTCGCTCGCCTGCGGCGTGTACTGGTGGATTCACTGGCGCCGCCACCGCGAGGACGACGGCGCCAGCGACGACACGAACGTGGACGCCAGCGCCATGGGCTTCGGGGACGTGAAACTCGCCGCCGTGATCGGCGCGTTCCTCGGATGGGAGCGGCTGCTGCTGGCGCTGGTCGTCGCGGTGTTCGCCGGGGCGATCTTCGGCGTGGCGCAGCTGGCCCTGCGCAGCGAGAACCGCGTGAAGTTCGGGCCGTTCCTCGCGCTGGGCGCCGTCGTGGCGCTGCTGTGGGGCGGCACGCTGATCAGCAGTTACCGCGAGATGCTGGGGCTGTAG
- a CDS encoding superoxide dismutase, whose translation MKILLLPALSLALGSCAMMYAPMTYTLAKQPAGGALNSSGTVTVKRDGMTVMTSAMVSGLAPNTYYVGHYHMQGTPNTDPCSSGGAPIMSSKVVGMTDAMGMLSMSGSASASDVMNATYFNIHTASDAAGTPADAGVTCTSVKM comes from the coding sequence ATGAAGATCCTGCTTCTGCCCGCCCTGTCCCTCGCCCTGGGGTCCTGCGCCATGATGTACGCCCCCATGACCTACACGCTCGCCAAGCAGCCGGCGGGCGGCGCGCTGAACTCCAGCGGCACCGTGACCGTCAAGCGGGACGGCATGACCGTCATGACCAGCGCGATGGTCAGCGGCCTCGCCCCGAACACGTACTACGTGGGCCACTACCACATGCAGGGCACGCCCAACACCGACCCGTGCAGCAGCGGCGGCGCGCCCATCATGAGCAGCAAGGTCGTCGGCATGACCGATGCCATGGGCATGCTGAGCATGTCCGGTAGCGCCTCGGCCAGTGACGTCATGAACGCCACGTACTTCAACATCCACACCGCCAGCGACGCCGCGGGCACCCCCGCCGACGCGGGCGTGACCTGCACCAGCGTCAAGATGTAA